Proteins encoded by one window of Aphis gossypii isolate Hap1 chromosome X, ASM2018417v2, whole genome shotgun sequence:
- the LOC126551624 gene encoding uncharacterized protein LOC126551624, whose translation MYKASSFSSNDIKVKGGRPKVDFSKSSERTKRRKTQLLRSEVGSLELSYAAQMSLRASGQLDAANVIKDVTLTTPKRAEKYRKAYKETSKSVMPYTDDKALSLIIEAKLSKHQYNILRSTAKLNNCNIYPPYEKITLAKKRCYPESMTITEICAEVRLQALLEHTCIRIIQTQSDVINHFSDEQLKNLKLICKWGCDGSNQKEYKQMFEDNNSSDDNVFLISLVPLQLIYCENNENPPIYVWTNPRPSSPRFCRPIKIKFIHETTKVITIETKNIENQIESLIPSSFIFNDREVVVNYQLLFTMVDGKVCNAVCDNKSTLKCYICGATSKDFNDISNITRIKIDESNIKLNFGLSILHAWIRFFECLLHLAYKLNVKKWRVLDSKIKEVIKTNNITSRIQQEFKSQLGLIVDKPKPGFGSSNDGNTARRFFENSFISSSITGIDEGIIKQFQVVLLVISSGYNINVDKFKIFTLDTAKNFVNKYPWYPMSTTVH comes from the coding sequence ATGTACAAAGCTTCTTCATTTTCTTCAAATGATATAAAAGTTAAGGGTGGAAGACCAAAAGTGGATTTCTCTAAGAGTAGTGAACGTACAAAACGTAGAAAAACTCAATTGTTAAGGTCCGAGGTGGGTTCTTTAGAATTATCTTATGCGGCTCAGATGAGTCTCCGTGCAAGTGGCCAGTTAGATGCTGCTAATGTGATAAAAGATGTGACATTAACAACACCTAAACGAGCAGAAAAATATAGAAAGGCTTATAAAGAAACGTCAAAATCAGTTATGCCCTACACTGACGATAAAGCACTTTCCCTTATTATAGAAGCAAAACTATCAAAgcatcagtataatattttaaggtcTACTGCTAAACTCAATAATTGCAATATTTACCCACCgtatgaaaaaattactttagcAAAGAAAAGATGTTATCCCGAATCTATGACAATAACTGAAATTTGTGCAGAAGTTCGATTACAAGCATTATTGGAACATACATGCATACGAATAATTCAAACACAAAGTGatgtaataaatcatttttcagatgaacaacttaaaaatttaaaattaatttgcaaGTGGGGCTGTGATGGTTCAAATCAAAAGGAATATAAGCAAATGTTTGAGGACAATAATAGTTCTGATGataacgtttttttaatatcgctTGTCCCTCTTCAATTAATTTActgtgaaaataatgaaaatccaCCAATATATGTATGGACAAATCCACGACCATCATCACCAAGATTTTGTCgaccaataaaaattaaatttatccacGAAACCACAAAAGTAATTACTATTGAAACCAAGAACATAGAAAATCAAATAGAATCATTGATTCCttcttcttttatttttaatgatcgtGAAGTGGtagtaaattatcaattattatttacaatggtCGACGGGAAAGTATGCAATGCAGTGTGTGATAATAAATCCACGTTAAAATGTTACATTTGCGGTGCAACATCTAAGGACTTTAATGACATTAGTAATATTACTCGTATAAAAATCGACGAATCGaacataaagttaaattttggGCTATCTATATTACATGCCTGGATACGATTTTTTGAATGTTTGCTTCATTTAgcttacaaattaaatgtaaaaaaatggcGAGTATTAGATAGCAAAATTAAGgaagttattaaaactaataatattacgagtaGAATTCAACAAGAATTTAAATCACAATTAGGACTAATAGTAGATAAACCAAAACCTGGGTTCGGTTCCTCAAATGATGGAAATACGGCACGcagattttttgaaaattctttCATATCATCTTCTATAACTGGAATAGATgaaggtataataaaacaatttcaagttGTACTTTTAGTCATATCAagtggttataatataaatgtggataaattcaaaatttttactcTTGATACGGCAAAAAACTTTGTCAATAAATATCCATGGTATCCAATGTCTACAActgtacattaa